In Humulus lupulus chromosome 7, drHumLupu1.1, whole genome shotgun sequence, the following are encoded in one genomic region:
- the LOC133791603 gene encoding uncharacterized protein LOC133791603 — protein MDYAIRKDEHAAITATSNDAKITLYETWERSNRLSIMFIMSKIPMGMRGSVEQPEKVKDLIKMIDEQFNTLDQPINNNLIHNFSSTKLTGIKGVREHISKMRVIYAQLKKLDVVTPETFLVHYILNNLPL, from the coding sequence atggactacgcaataaggaaggacgaacATGCTGCAATTACTGCTACTAGCAATGATGCTAAGATCACACTATATGAAACATGGGAGAGATCCAATCGTCTCAGCATCATGTTCATTATGTCCAAGATCCCTATGGGAATGCGTGGATCAGTTGAGCAACCTGAGAAAGTTAAAGACTTGATCAAAATGATCGATGAGCAGTTCAACACTTTGGACCAACCAATTAACAACAACCTCATCCACAATTTCTCATCAACAAAGCTCACTGGtatcaaaggagttagagaacatatctCAAAGATGAGGGTCATTTATGCTCAACTAAAGAAACTCGATGTAGTCACTCCTGAAACTTTCCTGGTTCATTACATCCTTAACAATCTTCCACTTTAA